CCACCTCCGCCATCATTCTACGCCCGCTGATCCCAGCGTTCTTGTGAATCAGACCACTAGGTACCCACTGATCAGGTCGGTCAAGGCACGTTGGATGGTTGCGCCGATGTGCGGTCCTGCTTGGAAGTGACCGGGGCGAGCGCCGACTGAACACACGGGCCTCGATGTCCAATGCCTGTTGCTGGAAGAGGCATCGCCGATGACGCCGCTGGAAGGATCGACGTTGAAGGCCAGGGGAGCGGGCACAGAGGTGAAGGTGCCGTTTTTATTCCGTGTGATGGCGTCTTCAAGACCGCGTGCCCACACTGTTCACGTTCAGGCGGCACAATGCGGTCATGGCGATTTCTACCACCACGTTTCAGGGAAGTAATACCGTTGCCGCACCACGTGACCGGGTCTGGGAGATGCTCCAGGATCCGGACGTGCTCTCCCGGATCATTCCAGGCCTGAGCGATGTGGTGACGCGTCAGCCGGGCCAGTTCCAGGCAGCTCTCAGCGTCAATGTCGGGCCGGTCAAAGGCAAATTTAAGGCGGGCGTGCGCCTGACCAATCTCGTCCAGCCGGAGCAGATGAACCTGCAGGTCGAAGCCAAGAACATGACCGGTGGCGTGAACGTGGACGCTCAACTGAGCTTGACCGATCTGGGCGAGAGCACCCGCGTTGACTGGGTAGCCCGCCCTCAGCTGTCGGGCATCTTGGCTGGCGTGGGGGGTAGGCTCCTCGAAAGTAAGGCCAAAGAACCTGGCGCTGGTCAGCGGTACGCCGATCGCTTCTTCAGCCGCTTGGCTCAGCAGGCCTGAGCGGCCTCTCGTACAGGGAGAAACATCCTCAGGCGTGCACTGGGCTGCGAGTCATCGTCAATGATTCAGCACTGACGTGACAGAGTTGTCCCGCCGCTCCACCTGATCGGTCGTCCGTTGATGGCTCGCAGGTGCGCGGAGCCACGTCGTTCACGCGCTGAGGAGGCACGGCTGGACGCTTTTTAAAGCGGCAGGGATACTACAGCAGGCCCTCGACGAGCACCATCTCAAACTCGGCAATCCCCTCTCTGGCCTGCTTCGCCTCTGCATACGCTGCAGAGGCATACCACGCCTGTGCACGCTCCACGGTAGGAAACTCCAGCAGTACCATCCGCTCCGGGTGATACGGACCTTCCAACACCCTCATGAACCCTCCCCGCACCAGGTAATGGCCGCCAAACTGCTTGACGGACTGCTCGGCAAGGTCACGATACGTTTGTATGCGGATGGGGTCAGAAACCCGAGTATTCACAATCACGTAGGCGGGCATCTTGAGAGTCTAACGCTCGGTGGTCGAGCATCGGGAAATGAAAGCTCAGGTCGGTGTGGATAGTGTCGTGCAGTGGTTTTCACGTTCCTGTAAAAGGAGTAGAACCGTTCAGGTCCAGTCAAAGAAGACGCTGCTTCCAACGTCGCTTGATGTTCGAAGCTGCGCTGTCATCATCTGGGCGGTCGGTGGTCTTCCCATCGGTAAGCAAGGCCAAGGAAAGTTCATGACGGTCCCTGGCCAACTTGACAGCCATACCGGTATGGCTACGTGTCAGTCGTTCTGCTCAGACGAAGCCCGAAGGACGTCTGGCATGCGCGCAAGCCAGCGCTCGATGGCCTTTTTCTCGTCAGGTTGAAGACGGGCCATGAAGCGGCGGCTGGACAGACGACGAGCGACCATAGCCGCCTGCGTGGTCGAGGTCTCCCCTGCCTCGTTGGAGCGGCCCATCCGCTCCGCTTCTACCCGCAATGCGGTGCGGCTCAGGCCCTGTTGGGCCAGGGCAATCAGCTGCGCGTGGTGCGCTTCCGGCGTTCCGGCAATGACACCGGCCAGGGTGTAGGGCAAGCCAGCCCGGAGAGCGTCAAGCAGCAGGGGGGGCCAGTTGAGGATGCGGAGCTTGTTCTTGGCGAAAGTCACCCACGTTTCTCCCAGGGGTGCAAAGAGAGCTTCCAGGGCCTGTGCCTCGAGCCCAGGTTGTTCCTTTGTCAGGCGCGTGAGCCGAACCTTCGCCTGCTCTCTGGGAAGCGCTAACGCCAGAGCAACCAGATCGAGCTTGCCGTCGACCTCGTCAATGATGTTCAGATCCTCACGCTGGAGGTTCTCGATCAGTGCAGCTGCCCGTGCCTGGAGATCCGTGAGTTCACGGATGACCACCGGGACTTCCTGAAGTCCTGCCAGGCCTGCCGCTCGCCAACGCCGCTCACCTGCCACGATCTCATAGCCTCCGTCGACTGGACGCACCAGCAGCGGCTGGAGGACACCATGCTCCTGAATGCTGACTGCCAATTCTTGAAGCCCAGGATCACTGAACGTTCGCCGAGGCTGCTGGCTTCCAGGCTTCAGAGCGTCCAGCCCTACAGTCCGGGGAGAAACCTGACCAGGCAATGTCAGGTCAGAGCTTCCTTCCAGCAGACCCGCAAGGTTCCGCTTCCGCTCAGGCCGTTTGGATGTCATGCTTCCCTCCCGACACGCAGACCCACCGCATCCACGATATCCGCAGTCAATGTCATGATGTCCCGGTGCACCGGACTGTCGGGAGCATACACACCGAC
This is a stretch of genomic DNA from Deinococcus ruber. It encodes these proteins:
- a CDS encoding SRPBCC family protein: MAISTTTFQGSNTVAAPRDRVWEMLQDPDVLSRIIPGLSDVVTRQPGQFQAALSVNVGPVKGKFKAGVRLTNLVQPEQMNLQVEAKNMTGGVNVDAQLSLTDLGESTRVDWVARPQLSGILAGVGGRLLESKAKEPGAGQRYADRFFSRLAQQA
- a CDS encoding DUF1330 domain-containing protein: MPAYVIVNTRVSDPIRIQTYRDLAEQSVKQFGGHYLVRGGFMRVLEGPYHPERMVLLEFPTVERAQAWYASAAYAEAKQAREGIAEFEMVLVEGLL
- a CDS encoding ParB/RepB/Spo0J family partition protein, with the protein product MTSKRPERKRNLAGLLEGSSDLTLPGQVSPRTVGLDALKPGSQQPRRTFSDPGLQELAVSIQEHGVLQPLLVRPVDGGYEIVAGERRWRAAGLAGLQEVPVVIRELTDLQARAAALIENLQREDLNIIDEVDGKLDLVALALALPREQAKVRLTRLTKEQPGLEAQALEALFAPLGETWVTFAKNKLRILNWPPLLLDALRAGLPYTLAGVIAGTPEAHHAQLIALAQQGLSRTALRVEAERMGRSNEAGETSTTQAAMVARRLSSRRFMARLQPDEKKAIERWLARMPDVLRASSEQND